In one Culex quinquefasciatus strain JHB chromosome 2, VPISU_Cqui_1.0_pri_paternal, whole genome shotgun sequence genomic region, the following are encoded:
- the LOC6047484 gene encoding uncharacterized protein LOC6047484 — protein sequence MDFLKAVQNGHYEAVRSALARIDIDYQDEKGANSALHVAVGSKRNKTKLIELLIGAGADCDLKNRDGLTASELALEAGSRSVAEFMVRKEFEGVPDDRAVYRLVRRGCVELLKIYLEKRAFDIHTKMKLIGRVVDELRVKGVGFGEQMKVFLEYQLVEYSYRYGAKRKTVDSAGAGGDQEAERRVALIVSYTKYLKENYDEDDLNDLDDRFVLRLRMICECCYFLEDIERRRERKLYDHIPLAEITYLIGVFLAILEKHVGFEIYKLVINKNMIMSYLGAVSEELRVATHGKDDDGRRHFQWTLQLFVDLIGCIREERLLRYVARRKRFNGKLRWIATLDETQLTAADHEALQVEIRRKEFQEGVVTLDEFVQCLKSSERWTIAALWHRQHPKLRLPKRQVQFVSGRHELAKIRSRTTEELSKNKTKLLEREMNSREFQSLGSTVGRRNRAIFGRIRKSFDAIKQMYTVKKIAYYVENAIVIDMDDLANETLCVLSIKRVLHLIGESIKASEQQPKAFVRMLENVLDHVLSSVESTHKNKDVRDFFSQKYSLAKYFISKSLDMAQYKLMQDSLRSVYRFFLYVINIQLIEAYKTFLGTAYRLRNLSQIKSYAKYIGDHNLHTLSHIKFEHVFYNEDETAGIIHELKKMYSGMSNELKLLSFIEKNIHFRFYHMQYHQTRIRVTLSNFSIVYRALRSNPCFTSIRKLLHSYLHQSYQKYDISKSISISDSTLALKELLRPYSSIGESDETLMVVKHLEQLQELMDPDRLFGINPVRCRSRLSEAGKYHHFTRKILKEMDLQLGEEDFGQLHEKLRRTYYENIFLLQNRYKVMQEFFRQRGIPVDPKVLANYRERDEELLQELFDAKVNDVIGILEKFECSSVDGLMESLGELPAFVQIALEFGLLELLEILVSVNGIGNNFGALRGCAPVLSGRNLRGYLTEDSLVLDLLVFNSNATVFLNALVFSNAGFKLYGGGGVHVQDAPLETICFEDRFKERWKWFEMQEILYESVRKGDLGLLRENVGNGSDLRGKRFGPLVLKELCHYSLIDCAIAGRFRDMIAMLNRDYDEVGEERKRLLEYLLRRTVKSHFLVGQYCKLSSEDRKMLVLYLCTFLGDVDVFLENLKRYNAWDDLHLFVNSENHGFVTTVIERLNGFDFNRCDSSGLTILHKVVNSGNLQAVSALCQIKGVDLNAVSSLKYSALNLACRLNLVDIARVLVKAEADINVMSEDEKLPVFWMIQYQNSEEIASLAIDSSTELTAFSSELCLLHKAIEFDNLDVVRYLIEDQKVDPTRIYSNCNNVIHAAACYNRSQILRYLLTLPGVRKLVNNTNLVKNTPLNIACKEGFLTIAKMLLKHGVCTDTCGEYGLNALAFAMYTNSFKLMKLLFKHDAKISLPLSSDFQPLNMAILNRNIPMLKYLLRRSEVDPNSAPLCFINAVYSRCREIVRILAAAGARHVNYKDEFCQTALHLCVERNELDIARELIRCGADVNAKNRSGTTPLHLSVTLGNIRFVQLLLDSKCSVDELNYHGETALIKSVVCNNLDIVKMLLNNGASVERLRNSEPPVLLYLVQENSEEILDYLLQHYRFNPNEQDAYGNSLLYVATQHNHINIVKLLVEKYGAKTNPVNNKKLTPLMIARVREYKEIFSFLEARVAEE from the coding sequence ATGGACTTTTTAAAGGCGGTTCAGAATGGTCACTACGAGGCGGTGCGGTCGGCGCTGGCCCGGATCGACATCGATTACCAGGACGAGAAGGGTGCCAACAGTGCGCTGCACGTGGCCGTCGGTTCCAAGCGCAACAAGACCAAGCTGATCGAGCTGCTGATCGGTGCTGGAGCGGATTGCGATCTGAAGAACCGGGATGGGCTGACGGCGTCCGAGTTGGCGCTGGAAGCGGGATCACGCAGCGTGGCGGAATTTATGGTCCGGAAGGAGTTTGAAGGCGTTCCGGACGATCGAGCGGTGTATCGACTCGTGAGGAGAGGATGCGTGGAGCTGTTGAAGATCTACTTGGAGAAGAGGGCGTTCGACATTCACACCAAGATGAAACTGATCGGTAGGGTCGTGGATGAGTTGAGGGTGAAGGGAGTCGGGTTCGGCGAGCAGATGAAGGTGTTTCTGGAGTATCAGCTGGTGGAGTACAGCTACCGTTACGGAGCAAAGAGGAAAACTGTGGACAGTGCTGGCGCTGGTGGTGATCAAGAGGCTGAACGAAGAGTGGCGTTGATCGTGAGCTATACCAAATATTTGAAGGAGAACTACGACGAGGACGATTTGAACGATCTGGATGATCGGTTCGTACTGAGGCTGAGAATGATTTGCGAGTGTTGCTACTTCTTGGAGGACATTGAGCGAAGAAGGGAACGAAAGCTGTACGATCACATCCCACTCGCCGAGATAACTTACTTGATCGGAGTGTTTCTGGCGATCTTGGAGAAGCACGTCGGCTTTGAGATTTACAAGTTGGttattaataaaaatatgattatgTCATATTTGGGGGCGGTGAGCGAGGAGTTGCGAGTGGCAACGCACGGCAAAGACGATGATGGAAGGCGACACTTTCAATGGACGCTGCAGCTGTTTGTCGATCTCATCGGGTGCATCCGCGAGGAGCGTCTTTTGCGATATGTTGCACGGAGAAAGCGCTTCAACGGAAAACTACGGTGGATTGCGACGCTGGACGAGACGCAACTGACCGCGGCGGATCATGAGGCGTTGCAGGTGGAAATTCGACGCAAAGAATTCCAAGAGGGCGTTGTCACGCTGGACGAATTTGTGCAATGTCTAAAGAGTAGCGAACGATGGACAATCGCGGCTCTTTGGCACCGGCAACATCCGAAGCTCCGCCTCCCGAAGCGACAGGTGCAGTTTGTTTCGGGACGGCACGAGCTCGCCAAAATCCGATCGCGCACCACCGAAGAGCtaagtaaaaataaaaccaaactcTTGGAGCGGGAGATGAACTCGCGCGAATTTCAGTCTCTTGGCAGCACAGTAGGCCGGCGAAATCGCGCCATCTTCGGCCGGATACGGAAGAGCTTCGACGCGATCAAGCAAATGTACACCGTTAAAAAGATCGCCTACTACGTCGAGAATGCGATCGTCATCGATATGGACGACCTCGCCAATGAAACGCTGTGCGTGCTGTCAATCAAGCGAGTTCTTCACCTTATCGGCGAATCAATCAAAGCAAGCGAACAGCAACCGAAAGCTTTCGTCCGAATGCTGGAAAACGTGCTCGACCACGTACTCTCGTCCGTTGAATCCACCCACAAGAACAAAGACGTTCGTGACTTTTTCTCCCAAAAATACTCCCTCGCGAAATATTTCATCAGCAAATCCCTCGACATGGCTCAGTACAAGCTGATGCAGGACAGTCTCCGCTCGGTGTACCGGTTCTTCCTGTACGTCATCAACATCCAGCTGATCGAGGCTTACAAAACGTTCCTCGGAACGGCCTACCGGTTGCGCAACCTGTCCCAAATCAAGTCCTACGCCAAGTACATCGGCGATCACAACTTGCACACGCTCAGCCACATCAAGTTCGAGCACGTGTTCTACAACGAAGACGAAACGGCCGGGATCATCCACGAGCTGAAGAAGATGTACTCCGGCATGTCCAACGAGCTCAAGCTGCTTTCCTTCATCGAGAAAAACATCCACTTCCGCTTCTACCACATGCAGTACCACCAAACGAGAATCCGAGTCACGCTCAGCAACTTCTCCATCGTGTACCGCGCTCTCCGCTCCAATCCCTGCTTCACCAGCATCCGCAAGCTGCTGCACTCGTACCTCCACCAGAGTTACCAAAAGTACGACATTTCCAAGTCAATCTCCATCTCGGACTCCACCCTAGCCCTCAAGGAACTCCTCCGGCCGTACAGCAGCATCGGCGAGAGCGACGAAACCCTGATGGTGGTAAAGCACCTCGAGCAGCTCCAGGAGCTGATGGATCCGGACCGGCTGTTCGGCATCAACCCGGTACGCTGTCGGAGTCGACTGTCGGAAGCCGGCAAGTATCACCACTTTACGCGCAAGATCCTCAAAGAGATGGACCTGCAACTGGGCGAAGAGGACTTTGGCCAGCTGCACGAGAAGCTACGGCGAACGTACTACGAGAACATCTTCCTGCTGCAGAATCGCTACAAGGTTATGCAGGAGTTCTTCCGGCAGCGGGGCATTCCGGTGGATCCAAAGGTGCTGGCAAACTACCGGGAACGGGACGAGGAACTGCTGCAGGAGCTGTTCGACGCGAAGGTGAACGATGTGATTGGGATTCTGGAAAAGTTCGAGTGCTCTAGTGTCGACGGGCTGATGGAATCGCTGGGCGAGTTGCCGGCGTTTGTACAGATCGCGCTGGAATTTGGTCTGCTGGAACTGCTGGAGATTCTGGTGTCGGTGAATGGCATTGGGAATAACTTTGGTGCACTGCGGGGGTGTGCTCCGGTGCTGAGTGGACGGAATCTTAGGGGTTATCTGACGGAGGACTCGCTGGTGTTGGATCTGTTGGTGTTTAACTCGAACGCCACGGTATTTCTGAACGCGCTGGTGTTTTCAAACGCTGGATTTAAGCTGTACGGAGGGGGTGGAGTTCACGTGCAGGACGCACCACTGGAGACGATCTGCTTCGAGGATCGGTTTAAGGAGCGCTGGAAGTGGTTCGAGATGCAGGAGATTCTGTACGAGTCCGTGCGGAAGGGAGATTTGGGGCTGCTGCGGGAGAACGTCGGCAACGGGTCGGATCTGCGCGGGAAGCGGTTCGGGCCGCTGGTGCTGAAGGAGCTGTGCCATTACAGTTTGATCGATTGTGCCATTGCGGGGAGGTTTCGCGACATGATTGCGATGCTGAACAGGGATTACGACGAGGTCGGTGAGGAGAGGAAGCGACTGCTGGAGTACTTGCTGAGGAGGACGGTCAAGTCGCACTTTTTGGTGGGGCAGTACTGCAAGCTGAGTTCGGAGGATCGCAAGATGTTGGTGCTGTACTTGTGTACGTTTCTCGGGGACGTGGACGTGTTTCTAGAGAATCTAAAGCGATACAACGCGTGGGACGATCTGCACCTGTTTGTCAACTCGGAGAATCATGGTTTTGTTACGACGGTCATCGAGAGGCTGAACGGGTTCGACTTCAATCGCTGCGATTCCAGTGGACTGACAATTCTACACAAGGTGGTCAATTCTGGAAATCTGCAAGCCGTCAGTGCATTGTGTCAGATTAAGGGAGTTGATCTCAACGCTGTAAGTAGCTTGAAGTACTCGGCGTTGAACCTGGCCTGCAGACTGAACTTGGTAGATATCGCGAGGGTGCTCGTCAAAGCTGAAGCCGACATCAACGTGATGAGTGAGGACGAAAAGTTGCCAGTATTTTGGATGATCCAGTATCAGAACTCGGAGGAGATTGCAAGCTTAGCGATTGACTCGAGCACCGAGTTGACGGCGTTCTCCAGCGAACTGTGCCTGCTTCACAAAGCGATCGAGTTTGACAATCTGGACGTGGTGCGGTACCTGATAGAAGACCAGAAGGTCGACCCAACCCGAATCTATTCCAACTGTAACAATGTGATCCACGCGGCAGCGTGTTACAATCGAAGTCAGATCTTGCGGTACCTGCTGACGCTTCCGGGCGTTCGCAAGCTGGTCAACAACACGAATCTGGTGAAGAACACCCCGCTGAACATTGCCTGTAAGGAGGGCTTCCTCACGATCGCAAAGATGCTGCTGAAGCACGGAGTCTGCACGGACACCTGCGGAGAGTACGGACTGAACGCGTTGGCCTTTGCCATGTACACGAACAGCTTCAAGCTGATGAAGTTGCTGTTCAAGCACGATGCCAAGATCAGCCTGCCCTTGAGTTCGGACTTTCAACCGCTGAACATGGCCATCTTGAACCGAAACATCCCGATGCTAAAGTATCTACTCCGACGCAGTGAAGTCGACCCCAACTCGGCCCCGCTGTGCTTCATCAACGCGGTCTACTCGCGCTGTCGGGAGATTGTCCGGATTTTGGCGGCTGCCGGGGCACGTCACGTCAACTACAAGGACGAGTTCTGCCAGACGGCGCTTCATCTCTGCGTCGAACGAAACGAACTCGACATTGCCCGCGAGTTGATCCGCTGTGGCGCCGATGTTAACGCAAAGAACCGCTCCGGAACGACCCCACTGCATCTATCCGTTACGCTTGGTAACATCCGGTTCGTGCAGCTCCTGCTGGACAGCAAGTGCTCGGTAGACGAGCTGAACTACCACGGCGAGACGGCTCTCATCAAGTCGGTCGTGTGCAATAACCTAGATATAGTGAAAATGTTGCTCAACAACGGGGCCAGCGTGGAACGGCTCCGGAACAGCGAACCCCCGGTGCTGCTCTACCTGGTCCAGGAAAACTCGGAGGAAATCCTCGACTACCTGCTCCAGCACTACCGGTTCAACCCGAACGAGCAGGACGCGTACGGCAACTCGCTGCTGTACGTCGCCACCCAGCACAACCACATCAACATCGTGAAGCTGCTGGTGGAAAAGTACGGCGCCAAGACCAATCCGGTCAACAACAAGAAGCTGACCCCGTTGATGATTGCCCGCGTGCGCGAGTACAAGGAGATCTTTAGCTTTCTGGAGGCACGCGTGGCGGAAGAGTAG